The genomic window ATTTTTTCTACCATATACTTACTAGAAGCATAGGGACTTAATGGGTGATTGGGATGCTGTTCTGTCATGGGAATTTCTTGAGGCATTCCATAAATCGCACAGGTAGAAGAAAAGACAAACTTGTTAATATTAGCAGCCATCATCGCTTCTAATAAGGTTAAGGTTCCTACTACATTATTTTGATAATAAATGGCAGGAGCTTGAACCGATTCTCCTACAGCAATAAAAGCAGCAAAGTGCATAACAGCAGCAATATTTCTTGTAGAAAATAGCTCATCTAACAGAGTACGATTCTGAGTATCACCCACAATCAATTCAACTTGTAAAACATCTTTAATAATCTCAGGATGGCCATAGGAAAGATTATCAAAGACAATGACATGATAGCCAGCTTTTTGTAAGGATAGAACAGCATGAGAACCGATATATCCGGCCCCTCCTGTGACTAAAATAGTGGGTTTGGTGTCTGACACAAGCACTCCTCAGCATAAGTCAAGAACGATCCTCTTAGCGATCGCACTTCGTGGGTTTTACTTACTTAGGATAGGGCATTTTTACCCTTAAGAAAAGCCAAAATCAAGGATCATTTTGGTCTATTCCCTCTATACTGAAAAATCTATTCATGTCTTCTATAATACTTATTATTACTTAACCATGTTAGATACCCTGGATCTCAAATTAACTTTAGATAAAGAGACTTATAAAACCGAAATAGAAGCCTTAATGCGACAGTTGCGATCGCTACAAAAAGACTGTTGGGATAATCAGCTACCAGTGATTATTGTCTTAGAAGGGTGGGCCGCAGCAGGGAAGGGAAAATTATTACAGAAAACCATTGGCTATATGGACCCCCGTGGCTTTAACGTTTATCCTATTTTAGCAGCCACAGAACAAGAGAAAAAATATCCTTTTCTTTGGCGATTTTGGCACAATTTACCCCCAAAAGGAAGTATTGGCATTTTTTATCACAGTTGGTACACCCATGTCTTAGAAGATCGTTTATTTGGAATAGAAACCGATGGCAGTATTCCTTTGTTAATGAGAGATATTAACGCTTTTGAGAGACAATTGGTGGATGATGGCGTGGCTATAGCTAAATTTTGGATACATTTAAGTCAAAAAGAACTCAAAAAGCGACTCAAAACATATGCCTCTGATGAGTTGGAATCATGGCGTGTTCGTCCGGAAGATTGGCAACAAGCCAAAGAATATGATCGCTATGGCACCTTTGCTGAGGAAATGTTAACCTATACTAGTACCGGTCATGCGCCTTGGACATTAGTAGAAGGGGACTGTAAACGTTGGGCAAGGGTTAAGGTATTATCTCAGATTGTAGCGGTTATTACCCAAGCCTTAGACCGTCTCAGACTGCCAAAAACTGATATTCCATCTTTACCCCCTCAAACGGAGTTACAACCCACAGAACCAGATTTTTTAGGAAAAATAGACTTAGGGTTACATTTATTTAAAGATGATTATAAACAAAGGTTACGGGAAGCACAGGTTAAATTAAGAGAGTTACAGTTACAAATTTTCAAAAAAAAGGTTCCTGTTTTAGTCTTATTTGAAGGATGGGACGCAGCCGGAAAAGGAGGAGCGATTAAACGGTTAACTGATACCTTAGATCCAAGAAGTTATAAAGTTCATGCTTTTTCTGCCCCCACGTCTGAAGAATTAAACTATCATTATTTATGGCGATTTTGGCGACAAATTCCAGCACAAGGAAGCATCGGAATTTTTGATCGAAGTTGGTATGGAAGAGTATTAGTCGAAAGGGTAGAAGGGTTTGCATCGGAATTGGAATGGCGACGCTCTTATAAAGAAATTAATGAGTTTGAATCGCAGTTAACGGCATCAGGATATGTCATCGTTAAGTTCTGGTTACATATTAGTTTTGAAGAACAATTAAAACGGTTTGAAGATAGAAAAAATAACCCGTTTAAAAGCTATAAATTAACCGATGAAGACTGGAGAAATCGGGAAAAATGGCCATTATATTACGTCGCAGTCAATCAAATGATTGCCCGTACCAGTACCCCCTATGCTCCCTGGACCATTGTACCTGGAAACGATAAATATTATGCCCGTGTTCATGTGTTAGAAACAGTGATTCATGCCATTGAAACGGAGTTGAAACAACGAGATTAATTCTTACAACTCATGATTGATGATTAAATAATTCATAAGTAAAACATACAGTTTTAATAGGTAAACAGCGATCAATAATTGATACTTGGTCACTGCTTACTGATAAGATGAAATTGCGTTATATTTGCTACAAAAGACTGCAAACCTGAGTTCGATATAAGGAAATTGATAGATAACGTGTCAAAATAGGAAGTCTCAAACTCTGATTCCCTCGTTAAACAAATCCGAACTCCTAACACCGAACTCAGGTTGCAAGGGAGTGGGGAGAGAGATAATTTGTAGCATTCTTAATTTCTATTCAATATAACGTCTCACTGATAACGACTAGCCAGTCTGAGCATAAAAGAGTTATAGCTATTCTCGATGACAGTACAAAAGACAATTCAGAAGTTCTTAGGGACATTAACGAACTTTTATCTTCATAAGCTTGACTTTCATAGAATTTTACGTTTACATAAAATCTGTAATCTTACTGATGATACCAAATCCGCTTTAGAAAGTAGACAAATAATTAGGAGTATTTAAGCCAGTGATAATTGGTCAAGTTTTTGATTTCTTCAGTCATATTTTGGAGCAGACAACAACGTATGGCTAGGATATCTTCTATCTCCTCAATTGTTTCAAAATACTCATTAACCAAAGGCTCATCTACCAAAGTCCATAATCTTTCGGCTGGTTGTAGCTCTGGAGAATAAGCTGGTAAAAATTCTACTATTATTCCATTAGGAATTTTAAGTTTTTGGCTTCGATGCCACCCCGCATTATCTTCAACTAAAAAAATTATTTTATCTTTATTAAGTCCTACGTCTTCAGCAAAAGCTTCATAGACTAAACTTAACCATTTATTGTTGACTCTCGGTATTAAGTACCATAAGGTTTTTCCTGTTTTGGGTTCCACAAATCCATAAACATATAACCATTCGTAACGATGTTGTACTATAGCTTTTGGTCTTTCTCCTGTTGGACTCCAAACTTTTCTAATAATCGGCTTTAATCCTACTCGATGCTCATCGAAAAACCAGACTTCTACAGTAGCTTTTTTAGACTTTTCTTGTAACTTTTTGACTTTTAAAGGTAGATTTTTCTTGAAGAATTCTTGCTCTATACTATCCAGGGTAAGCTCATCTAAAATCCGCTTGACAGAAGGAATTGAGAACAGTCATCATATAGTTGTTGTTCATAGCAGCTTGCTTCATTTTCTGGCGAAGACTACGTTTAAATGTTTTTTCTTGATGGAGAACATTAAGAGCCAATCGTCTTAGAAGAGCAAAGTTCTGTGGACTATATTCTGACCGAATACGGCATTGATCTTCAGAAAAAGTGACATCGAGTGTCCAATGAAGGTTATTCTCAATGCTCCAATGGGTGCGGATCGCATGGCAAAGGAATTGGGCATTGGGAGGTAAAGAGGTCAGATAAAACTGAATATCGTGGGTAGTCTTGTTCCACAAGTGACGGATGCGTTCGACTACGACAATAGTTTGCAGTCCATGCCATTGTTGTTGCTGGTAAAGCTCTCCCATAGCTGCTACTGGTATAGCCCAAACGTATCGTTTCTCGGTGCGGTGGTGGCCCTTGGTTACACTTTTGTAGTAATCATGTTCAATGCCATCCCAGCCATTGTTTTGGGTATCAGTAAACCATTGCTTGACTTGAGAAAATAAAGTAGGATGGTTAGCTTTGAGAGTAACAATGTAGTCAGCTTTTTGCCGACAAATTTGTTGGATAATGCTGGTTTGAGTTCCCATTGCATCAATGGTAATGATCGAGCCTGTAATGTCTAATAGTTCGAGTAAGGCAGGAATGGCCGTAATTTCATTGGAGTAGTTTTCAACTTTGACTTGTCCTAACACCAGACTCTGCTGGGATGCCCACGCTGTGACCGTATGTAAAGCGCACTGTCCGGCGTTGCGATCGTAAGAACCCCTTAATGTTTTGCCATCGATGGGGATAATTTCTCCTTGAATTGAATTCATTATAGATTGAACCCATTTTTGTAGGCATTTTTGCAGCGATTCTGGATCAATTCTCTCAAAAACTCTTCTAAATGTGTCATCACTCGGGATTCCGTGAGGGAGTTCTAGAAACTCTGATAACCACTCCTGTTTTGCGATACCATAGTTCTCCATATCTTCCCAACCTTGGGAGCCTGCAATGACTGCCAATATAGCGATCGCCAATACATCTTTAAGGAGGTGTTTTTTGCTTCTTTGTACTCTAGGATCTTCTATTTCTTTGACATAGCCTAATAAATTGTTTTGGATTTCATCAATAGATGCTATATTTCCCTTTTCCTTTTTTTTCTTACTAGATTGTTTTTGGTCTGCAAACCCCTTGGCCATGTTCTGATTCCATAATTACGAAAGTCCTAATTGTACTTTGTTTTTTTATTTTAAG from Crocosphaera subtropica ATCC 51142 includes these protein-coding regions:
- the pap gene encoding polyphosphate:AMP phosphotransferase; this translates as MLDTLDLKLTLDKETYKTEIEALMRQLRSLQKDCWDNQLPVIIVLEGWAAAGKGKLLQKTIGYMDPRGFNVYPILAATEQEKKYPFLWRFWHNLPPKGSIGIFYHSWYTHVLEDRLFGIETDGSIPLLMRDINAFERQLVDDGVAIAKFWIHLSQKELKKRLKTYASDELESWRVRPEDWQQAKEYDRYGTFAEEMLTYTSTGHAPWTLVEGDCKRWARVKVLSQIVAVITQALDRLRLPKTDIPSLPPQTELQPTEPDFLGKIDLGLHLFKDDYKQRLREAQVKLRELQLQIFKKKVPVLVLFEGWDAAGKGGAIKRLTDTLDPRSYKVHAFSAPTSEELNYHYLWRFWRQIPAQGSIGIFDRSWYGRVLVERVEGFASELEWRRSYKEINEFESQLTASGYVIVKFWLHISFEEQLKRFEDRKNNPFKSYKLTDEDWRNREKWPLYYVAVNQMIARTSTPYAPWTIVPGNDKYYARVHVLETVIHAIETELKQRD
- a CDS encoding IS630 family transposase, with translation MFSIPSVKRILDELTLDSIEQEFFKKNLPLKVKKLQEKSKKATVEVWFFDEHRVGLKPIIRKVWSPTGERPKAIVQHRYEWLYVYGFVEPKTGKTLWYLIPRVNNKWLSLVYEAFAEDVGLNKDKIIFLVEDNAGWHRSQKLKIPNGIIVEFLPAYSPELQPAERLWTLVDEPLVNEYFETIEEIEDILAIRCCLLQNMTEEIKNLTNYHWLKYS
- a CDS encoding ISAs1-like element ISCysp6 family transposase, encoding MAKGFADQKQSSKKKKEKGNIASIDEIQNNLLGYVKEIEDPRVQRSKKHLLKDVLAIAILAVIAGSQGWEDMENYGIAKQEWLSEFLELPHGIPSDDTFRRVFERIDPESLQKCLQKWVQSIMNSIQGEIIPIDGKTLRGSYDRNAGQCALHTVTAWASQQSLVLGQVKVENYSNEITAIPALLELLDITGSIITIDAMGTQTSIIQQICRQKADYIVTLKANHPTLFSQVKQWFTDTQNNGWDGIEHDYYKSVTKGHHRTEKRYVWAIPVAAMGELYQQQQWHGLQTIVVVERIRHLWNKTTHDIQFYLTSLPPNAQFLCHAIRTHWSIENNLHWTLDVTFSEDQCRIRSEYSPQNFALLRRLALNVLHQEKTFKRSLRQKMKQAAMNNNYMMTVLNSFCQADFR